Proteins encoded in a region of the Clostridium beijerinckii genome:
- a CDS encoding GTP-binding protein, producing MKIHIEIVTGFLGAGKTSFINSLLKESLVDGEKILVFQLEQGEKKIVYSNSISNFVRIQDVLDIKDLKEKMIYSIKKYKPNRIIIEYNGTSDLKELFDILNERIYRECSKITTVFFVADGKTLKQYIDNMGGFIIPFIQNANMIVINNIDYCKKEILNEGFKKVKNINPKAFILRVSNKYILNSTLREARVLDNGYLKKIKIKMINYKKNTNIKYEGNEENV from the coding sequence ATGAAAATACATATTGAGATTGTGACTGGTTTTTTAGGAGCTGGAAAAACGTCATTTATAAATTCACTTTTAAAAGAAAGTTTAGTTGATGGAGAAAAAATACTGGTCTTTCAATTAGAACAAGGAGAAAAAAAAATTGTATATTCTAATAGCATAAGTAATTTTGTAAGGATACAGGATGTTTTAGATATTAAAGATCTTAAAGAAAAAATGATATATTCAATAAAGAAATATAAACCTAACAGAATAATAATAGAATATAATGGAACTTCTGATTTAAAAGAATTATTCGATATATTGAATGAAAGAATTTATAGAGAATGTAGTAAGATTACTACTGTATTCTTCGTCGCAGATGGCAAGACATTAAAACAATATATTGACAATATGGGAGGCTTCATAATACCTTTTATACAAAACGCCAATATGATTGTTATTAATAATATAGATTATTGCAAAAAAGAAATTTTAAATGAAGGTTTTAAAAAAGTTAAGAACATAAATCCTAAAGCATTTATTTTAAGAGTTAGTAATAAGTATATTTTAAATTCTACACTTAGGGAAGCAAGGGTATTGGACAATGGTTATTTAAAAAAAATAAAAATTAAAATGATAAACTACAAAAAAAATACTAACATAAAATATGAGGGAAATGAGGAAAATGTATGA
- a CDS encoding permease codes for MNLYKKKVKAFFIISVVILSIYIYNKYPTLIYIEVIGDFASIFTSIILEAMPFIIIGSLISAIIQTCISERIIAKIIPKANILGYLGAALIGLIFPVCECAIVPITRRLIKKGVPVGFGVTFMLAVPIINPVVIMSTYYAFYDKKIMVLLRIVGGFIAAILIGMIVNSLEKDKKGLVIDFIDNDSYCNCGCNSYVENQNKLRAIIEHTNREFLDIMGYLILGTFISSVFQVAVSHGEINFISNNKILGIVVMMLLGFFLSLCSEVDAFVGKSFLTNYSLSGVTAFLILGPMLDLKNLIMIIGAFKKSFVLKLSISTIGVVFVISFLFMMCGI; via the coding sequence ATGAATCTTTATAAGAAGAAGGTTAAAGCTTTCTTTATTATAAGTGTAGTAATACTATCAATATATATATATAATAAATATCCAACTCTTATATATATTGAAGTTATAGGAGATTTTGCAAGTATATTTACAAGTATAATTCTTGAGGCAATGCCATTTATCATAATAGGATCCCTCATATCTGCTATAATTCAAACATGTATATCAGAAAGGATTATTGCGAAGATAATACCTAAAGCAAATATTTTAGGATATCTAGGAGCTGCTTTAATAGGACTTATTTTTCCGGTTTGTGAGTGTGCGATTGTTCCTATAACAAGAAGGCTTATAAAGAAAGGTGTACCTGTTGGGTTTGGAGTAACATTTATGCTTGCTGTACCTATAATTAACCCTGTTGTAATAATGTCTACTTACTATGCATTTTACGATAAAAAAATTATGGTGCTTCTTAGAATAGTTGGAGGGTTTATAGCTGCAATTTTAATTGGGATGATAGTAAATTCGCTTGAAAAAGATAAGAAAGGTTTAGTAATAGATTTTATAGATAATGATAGCTATTGTAACTGTGGATGTAATTCATATGTGGAAAATCAAAATAAATTAAGAGCAATAATAGAACATACAAATAGAGAGTTCTTGGATATAATGGGATACTTGATACTTGGGACATTTATATCTAGCGTATTTCAAGTGGCGGTATCTCATGGAGAAATAAATTTTATTTCTAATAATAAGATTTTAGGAATAGTTGTAATGATGTTGCTTGGATTCTTTTTATCTCTTTGTTCAGAAGTAGATGCATTCGTAGGAAAAAGTTTTTTAACTAACTACTCACTTAGTGGGGTTACAGCATTTTTAATTTTAGGTCCAATGCTTGATTTAAAAAATCTTATTATGATTATTGGAGCCTTTAAAAAAAGTTTTGTACTTAAATTAAGTATAAGTACAATAGGTGTTGTATTTGTAATCTCCTTTTTATTCATGATGTGCGGAATATAA